In the genome of Oncorhynchus mykiss isolate Arlee chromosome 18, USDA_OmykA_1.1, whole genome shotgun sequence, one region contains:
- the sox4a gene encoding transcription factor SOX-4a, producing MVQHMSHTESTDSFSPGGDGTDTGDMDLDMDASPTPGSPLSSTGGDRGNVAWCKTPTGHIKRPMNAFMVWSQIERRKIMEQSPDMHNAEISKRLGKRWKLLKDTDKIPFIQEAERLRLKHMADYPDYKYRPRKKVKTPSSKTERGERGEKGADRSRGSKSSSKRGSGSRGNSRVPKPGQGSVKLPTQGQECASPADHHTLYKSRSVTGARQIPDKPARRGYMFSGGGSLDSGPPSVGVPGSPALSSSSESCDPMSLYEDQATGANKALSSNPSTSSPSSAVRLRYTRASSPTPSASHSSSSSLSSSSDEELEDERFELQPSPGFESMSLGSMGPCESELDRDLDWSFGECGAGSHFDFPDYCTPEVSEMISGDWLESTISNLVFTY from the coding sequence aTGGTACAGCACATGAGCCACACAGAGAGCACAGATTCATTCTCTCCTGGTGGGGACGGCACCGATACCGGAGATATGGACTTGGACATGGACGCGTCTCCGACTCCCGGGTCTCCGCTATCCTCCACGGGAGGGGACCGAGGCAACGTCGCCTGGTGTAAAACCCCCACGGGACACATCAAGAGACCGATGAACGCATTTATGGTGTGGTCTCAGATCGAGAGGAGAAAGATCATGGAGCAGAGCCCGGACATGCACAACGCTGAGATTTCCAAGAGGTTGGGCAAGCGCTGGAAACTGCTCAAAGACACAGATAAGATCCCGTTCATCCAGGAAGCAGAGCGGCTGAGACTCAAGCACATGGCCGACTATCCTGACTACAAGTATCGGCCACGGAAGAAGGTTAAGACGCCCAGCTCCAAGACAGAgcggggggagaggggagagaaaggcgCGGATAGGAGCAGGGGTTCTAAGTCCTCATCGAAAAGAGGCTCTGGGTCTAGGGGGAACAGCAGAGTGCCCAAGCCGGGACAGGGGAGCGTCAAGCTGCCTACCCAGGGGCAAGAGTGTGCGTCTCCCGCGGATCACCACACGCTCTACAAATCCAGGTCAGTGACTGGTGCCCGGCAGATACCAGACAAGCCAGCCAGGCGCGGTTACATGTTTAGTGGGGGAGGGAGCTTGGACAGCGGGCCACCCTCTGTGGGAGTCCCAGGGAGTCCCGCCCTGAGCAGCTCGTCTGAGTCCTGTGACCCGATGAGCCTGTATGAAGACCAGGCGACGGGGGCGAACAAAGCACTTTCCTCCAACCCTTCAACATCCTCACCATCATCGGCAGTCCGCCTCAGGTACACACGTGCGTCCTCTCCAACCCCGTCCgcctctcactcctcttcctcctccctctcttcttcctcggATGAAGAGCTGGAGGATGAGCGGTTCGAGCTACAGCCGAGTCCCGGGTTTGAGAGCATGTCTCTGGGCAGCATGGGGCCATGTGAGTCGGAGCTCGACAGGGACCTGGACTGGAGCTTCGGCGAGTGTGGGGCGGGATCTCACTTTGACTTCCCCGACTACTGCACCCCCGAGGTCAGCGAGATGATCTCGGGAGACTGGCTGGAGTCCACCATCTCCAACCTCGTATTCACTTACTGA